A DNA window from Pogona vitticeps strain Pit_001003342236 chromosome 2, PviZW2.1, whole genome shotgun sequence contains the following coding sequences:
- the SMIM3 gene encoding small integral membrane protein 3 isoform X1, producing the protein MKSFHKQKPSMWRKRKKRMDVLGDVAPTQLPLPKHILDVWVIVLIILATVIVMTSLLLCPATAVIIYRVRTHPIQSGAV; encoded by the exons ATGAAGAGCTTTCACAAGCAGAAGCCCTCAATGTG gaggaagaggaagaagaggatggaTGTTTTGGGAGATGTGGCACCCACGCAACTTCCCCTCCCAAAGCATATTTTGGATGTGTGGGTCATTGTCCTGATCATCCTCGCTACTGTCATCGTCATGACATCCCTTCTGCTGTGCCCAGCCACAGCAGTGATCATTTATAGAGTCCGGACACACCCTATACAAAGTGGAGCCGTGTGA
- the SMIM3 gene encoding small integral membrane protein 3 isoform X2, with protein sequence MDVLGDVAPTQLPLPKHILDVWVIVLIILATVIVMTSLLLCPATAVIIYRVRTHPIQSGAV encoded by the coding sequence atggaTGTTTTGGGAGATGTGGCACCCACGCAACTTCCCCTCCCAAAGCATATTTTGGATGTGTGGGTCATTGTCCTGATCATCCTCGCTACTGTCATCGTCATGACATCCCTTCTGCTGTGCCCAGCCACAGCAGTGATCATTTATAGAGTCCGGACACACCCTATACAAAGTGGAGCCGTGTGA